One window of Stenotrophomonas indicatrix genomic DNA carries:
- the bamA gene encoding outer membrane protein assembly factor BamA, producing the protein MTRLPNRRLLALALAAVTGAPALAQAAEPFTVSDIRVDGLQRISSGTVFTYLPVERGETVTDSKVGETIRALYKTGFFEDVQLDRQGSILVVTVKERPAINKLTVTGNKDIKSDQLLKGLSDIGLTEGGTFDRLSLDRVTQELRRQYNDRGKYTVDITPTVSPLDRNRVDIAIAIKEGKAAKIRHVNIVGTEKYDSKDILEYWESKEHNWASWYRRDDQYSKEKLSGDLEKLNSWYLDRGYVDFSIDSTQVSISPDKRDMFITAGVTEGDQYKISEIKVSGDTILPQEDVERMVVQKSGDTFSRALLEFSSDSITNSLSNIGYAFAKVNPIPTTNRAEQTVAVNMQVVPGPRVTVRRIIFKGNTRTSDEVMRREMRQFENSWYSQAAIDRSKIRLQRLGYFEGVEVETPAVSGSNDQVDVVYNVKETTSGSFVFGLGYSQSYGMTTSVQLSQNNFLGGGNRVSVEASRSSYLQRYGFSYTNPYFTDDGVSLGYNLSWRELDYSDFNTAQYNSTNGSAQVVFGVPITETDTVSLMFGIDSNQITTYAGSTPKSIIDYIDAVGSRTFHAWRTELGWARDSRNDYFMPTRGTYQRVGLETTLPGSTIEYYKLNYQISKYWPIIPSLVINTRAEIGYGDAYGNDKTRVIDNGDGTTRTVTASGLPFYENFYAGGTNSVRGFEDNTLGPREVTSGYPNGQPLGGSLKTVGSVEAYFPRLFDSPSARVSAFVDFGNVYNGTDNFKANELRVSTGVALLWRAPVGPISISYAFPLKKKDGDEVERLQFTFGGQF; encoded by the coding sequence ATGACGCGACTCCCCAATCGCCGCCTGCTGGCCCTCGCCCTCGCCGCCGTCACCGGCGCTCCCGCCCTGGCCCAGGCAGCCGAGCCCTTCACTGTCAGCGACATCCGCGTCGACGGCCTGCAGCGCATCAGCTCCGGTACGGTGTTCACCTACCTGCCGGTCGAGCGTGGCGAGACGGTCACAGACAGCAAGGTCGGCGAGACCATCCGCGCCCTGTACAAGACCGGCTTCTTCGAAGACGTGCAGCTGGATCGCCAGGGCAGCATCCTGGTGGTGACCGTCAAGGAACGCCCGGCGATCAACAAGCTGACCGTCACCGGCAACAAGGACATCAAGTCCGACCAGCTGCTCAAGGGCCTGTCCGACATCGGCCTGACCGAAGGCGGCACCTTCGATCGCCTGAGCCTGGATCGCGTGACCCAGGAACTTCGCCGGCAGTACAACGATCGTGGCAAATACACCGTCGACATCACCCCGACGGTGAGCCCGCTGGACCGCAACCGTGTCGACATCGCCATCGCGATCAAGGAAGGCAAGGCGGCCAAGATCCGCCACGTCAACATCGTCGGCACCGAGAAGTACGACAGCAAGGACATCCTGGAATACTGGGAGTCCAAGGAGCACAACTGGGCGTCGTGGTACCGCCGTGACGACCAGTACTCCAAGGAAAAGCTGTCCGGCGACCTGGAAAAGCTCAACTCCTGGTACCTGGACCGCGGCTATGTCGACTTCAGCATCGACTCGACGCAGGTGTCGATCAGCCCCGACAAGCGCGACATGTTCATCACCGCCGGCGTGACCGAAGGCGACCAGTACAAGATCTCCGAGATCAAGGTCAGCGGCGATACGATCCTGCCGCAGGAAGACGTCGAGCGCATGGTCGTGCAGAAGTCCGGCGACACGTTCTCGCGTGCGCTGCTGGAATTCAGCTCCGACTCGATCACCAACTCGCTGTCCAACATCGGTTACGCCTTCGCCAAGGTGAACCCGATTCCGACCACCAACCGCGCCGAGCAGACCGTGGCGGTCAACATGCAGGTCGTGCCCGGCCCGCGCGTGACCGTCCGCCGCATCATCTTCAAGGGCAACACCCGCACCTCCGACGAGGTGATGCGCCGCGAAATGCGCCAGTTCGAGAACAGCTGGTACTCGCAGGCCGCGATCGACCGTTCCAAGATCCGCCTGCAGCGCCTGGGCTACTTCGAAGGTGTCGAAGTGGAAACCCCGGCCGTCAGTGGCAGCAACGACCAGGTCGACGTCGTCTACAACGTCAAGGAAACCACCTCGGGCAGCTTCGTGTTCGGCCTGGGCTATTCGCAGTCCTACGGCATGACCACCTCGGTGCAGCTGTCGCAGAACAACTTCCTGGGCGGCGGCAACCGCGTGTCGGTCGAAGCCTCGCGCAGCAGCTACCTGCAGCGCTACGGCTTCAGCTACACCAACCCGTACTTCACCGATGACGGCGTCTCGCTGGGCTACAACCTGTCCTGGCGCGAACTGGACTACTCCGACTTCAACACCGCGCAGTACAACAGCACCAATGGTTCGGCGCAGGTGGTGTTCGGCGTGCCGATCACCGAGACCGACACCGTCTCGCTGATGTTCGGCATCGACAGCAACCAGATCACCACGTATGCGGGCTCGACTCCGAAATCGATCATCGACTACATCGATGCCGTCGGCAGCCGTACCTTCCATGCATGGCGCACGGAGCTGGGCTGGGCGCGCGACTCCCGCAACGACTACTTCATGCCGACCCGCGGTACCTACCAGCGCGTGGGCCTGGAAACCACGCTGCCGGGTTCGACCATCGAGTACTACAAGCTGAACTACCAGATCAGCAAGTACTGGCCGATCATCCCCTCGCTGGTGATCAACACCCGCGCCGAAATCGGCTACGGTGATGCCTACGGCAACGACAAGACCCGCGTGATCGACAACGGCGACGGCACCACCCGCACCGTCACCGCCTCGGGCCTGCCGTTCTACGAGAACTTCTACGCCGGTGGTACCAACTCGGTGCGTGGTTTCGAGGACAACACCCTCGGCCCGCGTGAAGTCACCAGCGGTTACCCGAACGGCCAGCCGCTGGGTGGCTCGCTGAAGACCGTCGGTTCGGTCGAAGCCTACTTCCCGCGCCTGTTCGACAGCCCGTCGGCCCGCGTATCGGCCTTCGTCGACTTCGGCAACGTCTACAACGGCACCGACAATTTCAAGGCCAACGAGCTGCGCGTGTCCACCGGTGTGGCCCTGCTGTGGCGCGCCCCGGTCGGCCCGATCTCGATCAGCTACGCGTTCCCGCTGAAGAAGAAGGACGGCGACGAGGTCGAGCGTCTGCAATTCACCTTCGGTGGCCAGTTCTGA
- a CDS encoding HDOD domain-containing protein: MPPELTAALALCRNLPSPPGIALRIIELAQDPEADIATAADIIAIDMALSARMLRIANSPLYASRRRIENLGQALTMLGLNATISLALGFTVTQGLTGKGGADHDLRQRAWKRSILSALAASQLGQARGLRRLEELMLAGLLQDMGVLCLAQAESERYLPLLREARDNPDLIARERQELGCSHADVGAWVAEEWGLPRYLVDSIRHSEDEGAAKNPFQACVQLSGAVADIWLDEDADAARERALQQVHDRLELDSARFDQVLARISDALPDIASLFENGLNSPARVRELIDHAQELATLRNLRELQDADQARRRADEFEARAKRLADQAHRDALTGVLNRRQLEAVLEQEFLRAGRHGWPLSVAFIDLDDFKKINDAHGHLTGDEVLRAFAGKLQGQLRNSDTVARFGGEEFVALLPNTSESVALDVIRRVLANIVATPMAELEGGPLFITFSAGVATQGGYERFAGVQDLLRAADDVLYRSKNLGRNRVIARSPGELGHDELSATAGAELG, translated from the coding sequence ATGCCTCCCGAGCTGACAGCTGCACTGGCGCTTTGCCGCAACCTCCCCTCGCCGCCCGGTATTGCCCTGCGCATCATCGAACTGGCCCAGGACCCGGAAGCGGACATCGCAACCGCTGCGGACATCATCGCCATCGACATGGCGTTGAGTGCCCGCATGCTGCGTATCGCCAATTCGCCGCTGTACGCCAGCCGGCGCCGGATCGAGAACCTCGGCCAGGCGCTGACCATGCTCGGGCTGAACGCTACGATCAGCCTCGCCCTGGGCTTCACCGTCACCCAGGGCCTGACCGGCAAAGGCGGCGCCGACCACGACCTGCGCCAACGCGCCTGGAAGCGCAGCATCCTCAGCGCGCTGGCGGCCAGCCAGCTCGGCCAGGCGCGCGGCCTGCGCCGGCTGGAGGAGCTGATGCTGGCCGGACTGCTGCAGGACATGGGCGTGCTGTGCCTGGCCCAGGCTGAATCCGAACGCTACCTGCCGCTGCTGCGCGAAGCGCGCGACAACCCCGACCTGATCGCGCGCGAGCGTCAGGAACTCGGCTGCAGCCACGCCGACGTCGGTGCCTGGGTAGCCGAGGAGTGGGGCCTGCCGCGCTATCTGGTCGACAGCATCCGCCACAGCGAAGACGAAGGTGCCGCCAAGAATCCGTTCCAGGCCTGCGTACAGCTGTCTGGCGCCGTTGCCGACATCTGGCTGGATGAAGACGCCGATGCCGCCCGCGAGCGCGCCCTGCAGCAGGTCCACGACCGGCTGGAGTTGGACAGTGCACGCTTCGACCAGGTCCTGGCGCGGATCAGCGATGCGCTGCCGGACATCGCCAGCCTGTTCGAGAACGGCCTGAATTCACCAGCCCGCGTGCGCGAGCTGATCGACCACGCGCAGGAGCTGGCCACCCTGCGCAACCTGCGTGAACTGCAGGACGCCGACCAGGCCCGCCGTCGCGCCGATGAATTCGAGGCACGCGCCAAGCGCCTGGCCGACCAGGCCCATCGCGATGCCCTGACCGGCGTACTCAACCGCCGCCAGCTTGAAGCCGTGCTTGAGCAGGAGTTCCTGCGCGCCGGCCGCCATGGCTGGCCGTTGTCGGTGGCCTTCATCGACCTGGACGATTTCAAGAAGATCAACGACGCCCACGGCCACCTGACCGGTGACGAGGTGCTGCGCGCCTTTGCCGGCAAGCTGCAGGGGCAGCTGCGCAACAGCGACACCGTGGCCCGCTTCGGCGGTGAGGAGTTTGTCGCGCTGCTGCCCAATACCAGCGAATCGGTGGCCCTTGACGTGATCCGCCGCGTGCTGGCCAACATCGTCGCTACCCCGATGGCGGAACTGGAAGGCGGCCCGCTGTTCATCACCTTCTCGGCCGGCGTGGCCACCCAGGGCGGCTACGAGCGCTTTGCCGGTGTGCAGGACCTGCTGCGCGCGGCAGATGACGTGCTTTACCGCTCCAAGAACCTGGGCCGCAACCGGGTCATCGCGCGCTCTCCCGGCGAACTGGGGCATGATGAACTGTCTGCCACTGCGGGCGCCGAGCTTGGCTGA
- the frr gene encoding ribosome recycling factor, producing MLNDIKNNAQTRMAKSIDALKHTLTSIRTGRATPALLDRVTVNAYGNASTPLNQVASISNPDAHSLLVTPFDKSMIKEIEKGLYNIELTPNTIGTSIRVNLPPPTEERRKELAKQVQKEGEGAKIAVRNIRQDANKEVAKLLKDKVISEDEKKRGEDDIQKLTDANIKDIDKVVADKEKELMSV from the coding sequence ATGCTCAACGACATCAAGAACAACGCGCAGACGCGCATGGCCAAGAGCATCGACGCTCTTAAGCACACCCTCACCTCGATCCGCACCGGCCGCGCAACGCCGGCCCTGCTGGACCGCGTCACGGTCAATGCTTACGGCAACGCCAGCACGCCGCTGAATCAGGTTGCGTCCATTTCCAACCCCGACGCCCACTCCCTGCTGGTCACGCCCTTCGACAAGAGCATGATCAAGGAGATCGAGAAGGGCCTGTACAACATCGAGCTGACCCCGAACACCATCGGCACCTCGATCCGCGTCAACCTGCCGCCGCCGACCGAAGAGCGTCGCAAGGAACTGGCCAAGCAGGTACAGAAGGAAGGCGAAGGCGCCAAGATCGCCGTGCGCAACATCCGCCAGGATGCGAACAAGGAAGTCGCCAAGCTGCTGAAGGACAAGGTCATCAGCGAAGACGAGAAGAAGCGCGGCGAAGACGATATCCAGAAGTTGACCGACGCCAACATCAAGGATATCGACAAGGTCGTCGCCGACAAGGAAAAGGAACTGATGTCGGTCTGA
- the rseP gene encoding RIP metalloprotease RseP, whose protein sequence is MTDFIGSVWWMIVSLGLLVTFHEFGHYWVGRLCGVKVLRFSVGFGRPLWSRRDRHGTEFAIAAIPLGGYVKFLDEREVEVHPHERGQAFNHKTVWQRIAIVAAGPIANLLLCILLLWAMFVIGKQDYSATVGRATGMAATAGLGSGDRLLRVDGRDVITLGEASMALTAAAMDRRDVTLQVLDPADQLRSRTLPLSQLPAGFDERRVPILAGVYWRAWLQPPLVDNIVKGSAAEGRLQPGDLIVAIDGQRIDSVEQAISEVGSLGRRGGPAMVEVLRGGERLALEITPRQGKDGKGQPTWQIGAGFAQSYSPAYDTLLKFGPLQSVTVAVRETGRMAADSLAMMGRIVTGKASLQNVSGPVTIARVANISAKRGVDWFIQFLALLSLSLCIINLLPIPILDGGHLLYYLIELVKGSPLSERAVAAGQYIGLALLAGLMGLAFYNDILGLVPR, encoded by the coding sequence ATGACTGACTTCATCGGATCGGTCTGGTGGATGATCGTGAGCCTTGGGCTGCTGGTCACCTTCCACGAGTTCGGGCATTACTGGGTGGGACGCCTGTGCGGGGTCAAGGTGCTGCGCTTCTCGGTCGGCTTCGGCCGCCCGCTGTGGTCGCGCCGTGACCGCCATGGCACCGAGTTCGCCATCGCCGCCATCCCGCTGGGCGGCTATGTGAAATTCCTCGACGAACGCGAAGTCGAGGTCCATCCGCACGAGCGCGGCCAGGCCTTCAACCACAAGACCGTGTGGCAGCGCATCGCCATTGTCGCCGCCGGCCCGATCGCCAACCTGCTGCTGTGCATCCTGCTGCTGTGGGCGATGTTCGTGATCGGCAAGCAGGACTATTCCGCCACCGTGGGCCGCGCTACCGGCATGGCCGCCACGGCGGGGCTCGGCAGTGGTGACCGCCTGCTGCGCGTGGACGGCCGCGATGTGATCACACTGGGCGAGGCCAGCATGGCCCTTACTGCGGCGGCGATGGACCGTCGCGACGTGACCCTGCAGGTTCTCGACCCCGCAGACCAACTGCGCTCGCGCACCCTGCCGCTGTCGCAGCTGCCGGCCGGTTTTGATGAACGCCGGGTTCCGATCCTGGCTGGCGTGTACTGGCGTGCGTGGCTGCAGCCGCCACTGGTGGACAACATCGTGAAGGGTTCGGCTGCGGAGGGTCGCCTGCAACCCGGCGATCTGATCGTGGCGATCGACGGCCAGCGCATCGACAGCGTCGAGCAGGCCATCAGCGAAGTGGGCAGCCTCGGCCGCCGCGGCGGCCCGGCGATGGTCGAAGTGCTGCGTGGTGGCGAGCGCCTGGCGCTGGAGATCACCCCGCGCCAGGGCAAGGACGGCAAGGGCCAGCCCACCTGGCAGATCGGCGCCGGCTTTGCCCAGAGCTACAGCCCCGCCTATGACACCCTGCTCAAGTTCGGCCCGCTGCAGTCGGTGACGGTGGCGGTGCGTGAAACCGGCAGGATGGCCGCCGATTCACTGGCCATGATGGGCCGGATCGTCACCGGCAAAGCCTCGCTGCAGAACGTTTCCGGCCCGGTCACCATTGCCCGGGTCGCCAATATTTCGGCCAAACGTGGCGTGGATTGGTTCATCCAGTTCCTCGCGCTGCTGTCGCTGAGCCTGTGCATCATCAACCTGCTGCCGATCCCCATCTTGGACGGCGGCCACCTGCTGTATTACCTTATCGAGTTGGTCAAGGGCAGCCCGCTGAGCGAGCGTGCCGTCGCCGCCGGCCAATACATCGGCCTGGCGTTGCTGGCCGGGCTGATGGGATTGGCGTTCTACAACGACATCCTCGGCTTGGTCCCGCGATGA
- the pyrH gene encoding UMP kinase: MSKLAYRRILLKLSGEALMGDEDYGIDPKIINRLAREVVEAQQAGAEVALVIGGGNIFRGAGLAAGGMDRVTGDQMGMLATVINALAMQDALEKVGAKARVMSAIKINDVCEDYIRRRAIRHLEKGRLVIFAAGVGSPFFTTDSGAALRAIEIGADLLLKATKVDGVYDKDPNKYSDAVRFDSLSYDEVIRRGLEVMDTAAFALARDSDLPMRVFDMGQPGELLKILHGENIGTLVQGRDPA, translated from the coding sequence ATGTCCAAGCTCGCCTATCGCCGCATCCTGTTGAAACTTTCCGGGGAGGCGCTGATGGGAGATGAGGACTACGGCATCGACCCCAAGATCATCAATCGCCTGGCCCGTGAAGTCGTCGAGGCCCAGCAGGCCGGCGCCGAAGTCGCATTGGTCATCGGTGGTGGCAACATCTTCCGCGGCGCAGGCCTGGCCGCTGGCGGCATGGACCGGGTCACCGGCGACCAGATGGGCATGCTGGCCACGGTCATCAACGCGCTGGCCATGCAGGATGCGCTGGAAAAAGTGGGCGCCAAGGCCCGCGTGATGAGCGCGATCAAGATCAACGACGTGTGCGAGGACTACATCCGCCGCCGCGCCATCCGCCATCTGGAAAAGGGTCGCCTGGTGATCTTCGCCGCTGGCGTCGGCAGCCCGTTCTTCACCACCGACTCGGGCGCGGCCCTGCGCGCCATCGAGATCGGCGCCGACCTGCTGCTGAAGGCAACCAAGGTCGATGGCGTGTACGACAAGGATCCGAACAAGTACAGCGACGCCGTCCGTTTCGACAGCCTGAGCTACGACGAAGTGATCCGTCGTGGCCTGGAAGTAATGGATACCGCCGCCTTCGCCCTGGCCCGCGACAGCGACCTGCCGATGCGCGTGTTCGACATGGGCCAGCCGGGCGAACTGCTGAAGATCCTGCACGGCGAGAACATCGGCACCCTCGTCCAGGGCCGCGACCCGGCCTGA
- the uppS gene encoding polyprenyl diphosphate synthase — protein sequence MPSVPPPLPAALPRHVAIIMDGNGRWAQQRRRPRVIGHRAGARAVNRTIERCLELGIPALTLFAFSSENWGRPQEEVDALMKLFLGALDREVDELHRRGVRVRFIGERERFGAALVSRMQLAEQRTADNSALTLSIAASYGGRQDIARAARALAVEVAAGRLLPEQIDESLLGRQVALADLPPPDLFIRTGGDTRISNFLLWQLAYTELWFTEALWPDFDAAQLQLALDAYASRERRFGLTSAQIAALATETSSP from the coding sequence ATGCCTTCAGTCCCGCCTCCCCTGCCGGCCGCCCTGCCGCGCCACGTCGCCATCATCATGGATGGCAACGGGCGTTGGGCACAGCAGCGCCGTCGCCCCCGCGTGATCGGCCATCGGGCCGGTGCGCGCGCGGTCAACCGTACCATCGAGCGCTGCCTGGAACTCGGCATTCCCGCGCTGACCCTGTTCGCGTTCTCCAGCGAGAACTGGGGCCGGCCGCAGGAAGAAGTCGATGCGTTGATGAAGCTGTTCCTCGGCGCGCTCGATCGCGAAGTGGACGAGCTGCATCGGCGCGGCGTGCGCGTGCGCTTCATCGGCGAACGCGAGCGCTTCGGCGCCGCCCTGGTCAGCCGCATGCAGCTGGCCGAACAGCGCACCGCCGACAACAGTGCCCTGACCCTGTCGATCGCCGCCAGCTATGGTGGCCGTCAGGACATCGCCCGTGCCGCACGCGCACTGGCCGTTGAAGTGGCCGCCGGCCGCCTGCTTCCCGAGCAGATCGACGAATCCCTGCTGGGGCGACAGGTGGCTCTGGCCGACCTGCCGCCACCGGACCTGTTCATCCGCACCGGCGGCGATACCCGCATCAGCAATTTCCTGTTGTGGCAGCTGGCGTATACCGAGCTGTGGTTCACCGAGGCGCTGTGGCCGGATTTCGACGCCGCGCAGCTGCAGCTGGCGCTGGATGCCTATGCCAGCCGTGAGCGCCGCTTCGGCCTGACCAGCGCCCAGATCGCCGCCCTGGCCACCGAGACGTCCAGCCCATGA
- a CDS encoding 1-deoxy-D-xylulose-5-phosphate reductoisomerase produces MDAAADLRRVAVFGATGSIGASTLDVIARHPLRYQATVLAAGRQVQALLALCRQHRPAHAVIADETLYAELRDGLRDAGLATQAHAGHAALDQLAASDACDTVVAAIVGAAGLSSTLAAAAAGKRILLANKESLVLAGELLTRTAERAGAEIIPIDSEHSAIFQCLRSRDASLDGAGVRRILLTASGGPFRGRSRAELQQVTPAQAVAHPKWSMGPKISVDSATLMNKGLEVIEAHHLFGIPGERIEVLVHPQSLVHSLVEFVDGSTLAQMGLPDMRTTLAVGLGWPQRIESGVSGLDLLTQGRLDFEAPDTDAFPCLALAWQAMRAGGTAPAVLNAANEEAVSAFLQGRIGFLTIPTLVANALSTLPTEPADTLEVLLSADQRARQLTLNAIDAT; encoded by the coding sequence ATGGATGCTGCTGCAGACCTGCGCCGGGTCGCCGTGTTCGGCGCCACCGGCTCGATTGGTGCCTCCACGCTTGACGTGATCGCCCGCCACCCACTGCGTTACCAGGCCACCGTGCTCGCTGCCGGCCGCCAGGTACAGGCGCTGCTGGCCCTGTGCCGGCAGCACCGGCCCGCGCATGCGGTGATCGCCGATGAAACCCTGTACGCCGAACTGCGTGATGGCCTGCGCGATGCCGGCCTGGCCACCCAGGCCCACGCCGGCCATGCCGCGCTGGACCAGCTGGCGGCCAGCGACGCCTGCGACACCGTGGTTGCCGCGATCGTCGGCGCCGCCGGCCTGTCCTCGACCCTGGCCGCCGCTGCGGCCGGCAAGCGCATCCTGCTGGCCAACAAGGAATCGCTGGTACTGGCCGGCGAACTGCTGACCCGTACCGCCGAACGTGCCGGCGCCGAGATCATTCCGATCGACAGCGAGCACAGTGCGATCTTCCAGTGCCTGCGTTCACGTGATGCCAGCCTCGACGGTGCCGGCGTGCGCCGCATCCTGCTGACCGCCTCGGGTGGACCATTCCGTGGGCGCAGCCGCGCCGAACTGCAGCAGGTCACCCCGGCCCAGGCCGTGGCGCATCCGAAGTGGTCGATGGGGCCGAAGATCTCGGTCGATTCGGCGACGTTGATGAACAAGGGCCTGGAAGTGATCGAGGCCCACCATCTGTTCGGCATTCCCGGCGAGCGCATTGAGGTGCTGGTGCACCCGCAGAGCCTGGTGCATTCGCTGGTGGAGTTCGTTGACGGTTCCACGCTGGCGCAGATGGGCCTGCCGGACATGCGCACCACCCTGGCCGTGGGCCTGGGCTGGCCGCAGCGGATCGAATCGGGGGTGTCCGGGCTGGATCTGCTGACCCAGGGCCGGCTGGATTTCGAGGCCCCCGATACCGACGCCTTCCCCTGCCTGGCCTTGGCATGGCAGGCGATGCGCGCCGGTGGTACCGCCCCGGCCGTGCTGAACGCCGCCAACGAAGAGGCTGTTTCAGCGTTTCTTCAGGGCCGCATAGGCTTCCTGACCATTCCGACGCTGGTTGCTAACGCTCTTTCAACACTGCCGACCGAGCCAGCCGATACACTTGAGGTTCTGTTGTCCGCCGACCAGCGGGCCCGCCAGCTGACCCTGAACGCCATCGACGCCACCTGA
- the lpxD gene encoding UDP-3-O-(3-hydroxymyristoyl)glucosamine N-acyltransferase, with the protein MNTPTYTAQQLADQFGLQVHGDPSTAIHGVATLAHAGAGQLTFLANPRYRAQLADSQAGIVVLRAEDADAAPGTALVAKDPYTTFAKIGALFDIAPTRPPGIHPSAVIDPQAQVAASAHVGPFVTIGARSVIGENCIIGAGSIIGEDCTLDSGCELIARVTLVTRVKLGKRVRIHPGAVLGADGFGLAMDAGKWIKVPQLGGVRIGDDCEIGANTCVDRGALEDTVLAEDVRLDNLVQIAHNVQIGAHSAIAGCTGIAGSAKIGRYCLLGGAVGVVGHLEICDKVVITGKSVVRNSITEPGEYSSGTPLTDNRTWRKNAARFKQLDALARRILSVSKEKE; encoded by the coding sequence GTGAATACTCCTACCTACACCGCCCAGCAACTCGCCGATCAGTTCGGCCTGCAGGTCCATGGCGACCCGAGCACCGCCATCCATGGCGTGGCCACCCTCGCCCATGCCGGTGCCGGCCAGCTGACCTTCCTCGCCAACCCGCGCTACCGCGCCCAGCTGGCCGACAGCCAGGCCGGCATCGTGGTCCTGCGCGCCGAGGATGCCGACGCAGCTCCCGGCACCGCGCTGGTTGCCAAGGATCCCTACACCACCTTTGCCAAGATCGGCGCGCTGTTCGACATCGCCCCGACCCGCCCGCCCGGCATCCACCCCAGCGCGGTGATCGATCCGCAGGCGCAGGTCGCCGCCAGCGCCCACGTCGGCCCGTTCGTCACCATCGGCGCACGCAGCGTCATCGGCGAGAACTGCATCATCGGCGCCGGCAGCATCATCGGCGAAGACTGCACCCTCGACAGCGGCTGCGAGCTGATCGCCCGCGTCACCCTGGTCACCCGCGTCAAGCTGGGCAAGCGCGTGCGCATCCATCCCGGCGCCGTGCTGGGCGCCGATGGCTTCGGCCTGGCAATGGACGCTGGCAAATGGATCAAGGTGCCGCAGCTTGGCGGCGTGCGCATCGGCGACGACTGCGAGATCGGCGCCAATACCTGTGTTGACCGTGGCGCGCTGGAAGACACCGTGCTGGCCGAGGACGTCCGCCTGGACAACCTGGTGCAGATCGCACACAACGTACAGATCGGCGCCCACTCGGCCATCGCAGGCTGCACCGGCATTGCCGGCAGCGCCAAGATCGGCCGTTACTGCCTGCTCGGCGGCGCAGTTGGCGTCGTCGGTCATCTCGAAATCTGCGACAAGGTCGTGATCACCGGCAAATCGGTGGTCCGCAACTCCATCACCGAGCCGGGCGAGTACTCCTCCGGCACGCCCCTGACCGACAACCGCACGTGGCGCAAAAACGCCGCGCGCTTCAAGCAGCTCGATGCACTGGCCCGTCGCATCCTGTCTGTGAGCAAGGAGAAAGAATGA
- a CDS encoding phosphatidate cytidylyltransferase, translating into MTKTRVLAALIMAPVAIAAILLLPTQWLAAAAAAVLLIGLWEWLKLADVEDTLARTVLLVLNLVLMVLLVWADAGTLVLFQIATLVGVAWWLGALVWLRFFNFGAQPGSPARILKLLAGTLAIVPAWAALVLIHAGGDPPGHQGHLWLLAALALVWAADSGAYFAGRHFGKHKLAPRISPNKTWEGLVGGLIAGVAVAVGLGWLAGIDAAHLPGLLITSVVAVFASVLGDLFESLIKRHAGAKDSGHLIPGHGGVLDRVDGVLAAIPVFALGKEIFGF; encoded by the coding sequence ATGACCAAGACCCGAGTCCTCGCCGCGCTGATCATGGCGCCGGTCGCCATTGCTGCGATCCTGTTGCTGCCCACGCAATGGCTGGCCGCCGCCGCCGCTGCCGTGCTGCTGATCGGCCTGTGGGAATGGCTGAAACTGGCCGATGTCGAAGACACCCTCGCCCGCACCGTGCTGCTGGTCCTCAACCTGGTGCTGATGGTGCTGCTGGTGTGGGCCGATGCCGGCACCCTGGTGTTGTTCCAGATCGCGACCCTGGTGGGCGTTGCCTGGTGGCTGGGCGCGCTGGTGTGGCTGCGCTTCTTCAACTTCGGCGCGCAGCCCGGCAGCCCGGCGCGCATCCTCAAGCTGCTGGCCGGCACCCTGGCGATCGTGCCGGCGTGGGCGGCGCTGGTACTGATCCATGCCGGCGGCGACCCGCCGGGCCATCAGGGCCACCTGTGGCTGCTGGCCGCGCTTGCACTGGTCTGGGCCGCTGATTCGGGCGCCTATTTTGCTGGCCGCCACTTCGGCAAGCACAAGCTGGCACCGCGGATCAGCCCGAACAAGACGTGGGAAGGCCTGGTCGGTGGGCTGATCGCCGGCGTTGCGGTGGCTGTCGGCCTGGGCTGGCTGGCCGGTATCGATGCCGCGCACCTGCCTGGTCTGCTGATCACCTCGGTGGTGGCCGTATTCGCCTCGGTACTGGGCGACCTGTTCGAAAGCCTGATCAAGCGCCATGCTGGCGCCAAGGATTCAGGCCACCTGATCCCCGGCCACGGCGGCGTGCTCGACCGCGTCGACGGTGTGCTGGCGGCCATTCCGGTGTTCGCACTGGGCAAGGAAATCTTCGGGTTCTGA